One window from the genome of Gimesia aquarii encodes:
- a CDS encoding FAD-binding protein: protein MTQIKRLSQTLPVSYLLLTYWGRISRLSYLNAQLFIWLTFYILFNIIDYLLGYSFTIIIYPLLYWVLFCTAAKRLHDTNISSWFLLAMLIPIIGPLWLFYRLVLKRSFRQDNKYGTVPGSTEDYLTNDDAQEIPLLKTDERIVNDVTGLNPIIVSQVIKPQTIEEIQHLVKSTNRAISVGGGRFSMGGQTASHQSLHIDLRGMNNVIEFSKENKTIKVQAGIRWCDIQQNIDEHDLSIKIMQTYANFTVGGSLSVNAHGRYMGQGPLILSVNSIDIVLADGSLVHATPDENSEIFYGAIGGYNGLGIIVQAELQLSDNVKVKRVLKKMPRNEYHDYFTANIRDNPKAVFHNADMYPPHYLKLNSGTWEETSDKLTVATRLMPLKDSYPVERYFLWAFSETPFGKWRREHIIEPIFFFKKRVHWKNYEAGYDVAELEPKSRIDQTYVLLEYFVPVNQFEKFSGLMAEIFQRHRVNVINVSVRHAQADPGSYLAWAREEVFAFVIYYKQSTEENARHAVAVWTRELIDAVISVNGTYYLPYQVHATPQQFHVAYPNAKKLFALKDKFDPNFKFRNIIWDTYYKTEKKMMVETESEFIKVFSDTKWSDKFYKFLQVIFHLYPEDKFHHLIKKCCEEKTDDESIYKLVQSKLPQIKPFFSLLTLALPALKKQKKEMTKQTLQILDNKAPLNGYLEIGSTGRYIGHLKKHHSVNGNIYLMNDRAPDNSIGEIFERGQLKQIGTFFDLDYDPIKEEQIPSESLDVVTCFIGLHHCPEEKLEAFVKSIVRILRPGGKFIMRDHDVTTPEMATFVSLVHTVFNLGLNETWEFNNDEYRSFKSIDDWCQYLSQFGFVDSGKRILQENDPSDNTLVLLTKEST from the coding sequence ATGACTCAAATCAAGAGGTTATCACAAACGCTTCCCGTAAGTTACCTTCTCCTTACATACTGGGGAAGAATCAGTCGTCTTTCCTACTTGAATGCTCAACTCTTCATCTGGCTCACATTTTACATTCTTTTTAATATTATTGATTATCTGCTGGGTTATTCTTTTACGATTATCATTTACCCACTTCTGTACTGGGTGTTGTTTTGCACTGCTGCAAAACGTTTGCATGATACAAACATATCGAGCTGGTTTTTGCTGGCAATGCTGATCCCGATTATTGGCCCTTTGTGGTTATTCTATCGATTGGTGTTGAAGAGGAGTTTTCGTCAAGATAATAAATACGGAACGGTTCCCGGTTCTACAGAAGATTATTTAACTAACGATGATGCGCAAGAAATTCCTCTTCTAAAAACAGATGAACGGATTGTGAATGATGTAACAGGATTAAACCCGATTATTGTTTCTCAAGTTATCAAACCTCAAACGATTGAGGAGATACAACATCTGGTCAAATCAACTAACCGAGCAATCTCTGTGGGAGGTGGTCGATTTAGCATGGGGGGGCAAACTGCCAGTCACCAAAGTTTGCATATCGACTTGCGTGGTATGAACAATGTTATTGAGTTCTCAAAAGAAAACAAAACAATCAAAGTACAAGCAGGGATTCGCTGGTGTGATATTCAGCAGAATATTGATGAGCACGATTTAAGCATCAAAATTATGCAAACATATGCGAACTTTACGGTGGGAGGTTCGTTGAGCGTGAATGCTCATGGCCGATATATGGGGCAGGGGCCGTTGATTCTGTCGGTCAATTCGATAGACATTGTTTTAGCAGACGGATCGCTGGTGCATGCAACTCCTGATGAAAACTCGGAGATATTTTACGGGGCGATTGGTGGCTACAACGGCCTGGGCATTATCGTTCAGGCAGAATTGCAATTATCAGACAATGTGAAAGTAAAAAGAGTATTGAAGAAAATGCCTCGCAATGAATACCACGACTATTTCACAGCAAATATCAGAGATAATCCCAAAGCGGTTTTTCATAATGCAGATATGTACCCGCCACACTACTTAAAGCTAAACTCAGGAACGTGGGAAGAGACTTCCGATAAACTGACTGTCGCAACACGTTTGATGCCGTTGAAAGATTCTTATCCGGTTGAACGATATTTTTTATGGGCATTTTCTGAGACACCATTTGGAAAATGGAGACGTGAACATATTATTGAGCCGATCTTCTTCTTCAAAAAACGAGTGCATTGGAAAAATTATGAAGCAGGGTACGACGTTGCAGAGCTAGAACCAAAATCAAGAATAGACCAGACTTATGTTTTGCTCGAATATTTTGTTCCGGTCAATCAGTTTGAGAAATTTTCTGGATTGATGGCAGAGATATTTCAACGGCATCGAGTGAATGTTATTAACGTTTCGGTCAGGCATGCTCAAGCAGACCCCGGCAGTTATCTGGCGTGGGCACGTGAAGAAGTTTTTGCGTTTGTTATTTATTACAAGCAAAGCACAGAAGAGAATGCCAGACATGCTGTTGCTGTTTGGACAAGAGAGTTAATTGATGCAGTCATTTCAGTCAATGGGACGTATTATCTGCCTTATCAGGTACATGCAACCCCTCAGCAATTCCACGTTGCCTACCCCAATGCAAAAAAGCTGTTTGCATTGAAAGACAAATTTGACCCCAACTTCAAATTTAGAAATATTATTTGGGACACCTATTACAAAACGGAGAAGAAGATGATGGTAGAAACAGAATCAGAATTTATTAAAGTGTTCTCAGACACAAAGTGGAGTGACAAATTTTATAAGTTTTTACAGGTCATTTTCCATCTTTATCCTGAAGATAAATTTCACCATCTGATCAAAAAATGCTGTGAAGAAAAAACAGACGATGAATCGATTTACAAATTAGTTCAAAGCAAACTTCCACAAATCAAACCTTTTTTTTCTCTACTTACATTGGCTTTGCCCGCATTAAAAAAACAAAAAAAAGAGATGACAAAACAGACGCTACAAATACTAGACAACAAAGCCCCCCTCAACGGCTACTTGGAAATTGGCTCCACGGGGCGGTACATCGGTCATTTAAAAAAACACCATTCAGTCAATGGAAACATATATTTAATGAATGATCGTGCTCCTGATAATTCAATTGGTGAAATTTTTGAAAGAGGTCAACTCAAGCAAATTGGAACATTTTTTGACCTTGATTATGATCCGATTAAAGAAGAACAAATACCAAGCGAGAGCTTAGATGTTGTCACTTGCTTTATCGGGTTACATCACTGTCCCGAGGAAAAACTGGAAGCCTTTGTGAAATCGATTGTCCGTATTTTGCGACCAGGTGGAAAATTCATCATGCGCGATCATGATGTGACAACTCCAGAGATGGCGACATTTGTTTCTCTTGTACATACCGTTTTTAATTTGGGATTGAATGAAACATGGGAATTCAATAATGATGAATACCGTAGTTTTAAATCGATTGATGACTGGTGTCAGTATTTGTCTCAATTTGGGTTTGTAGATTCTGGTAAGCGTATTTTGCAAGAAAACGATCCTTCGGACAATACTTTAGTTCTACTTACGAAAGAGTCCACATGA